A region of Polyodon spathula isolate WHYD16114869_AA chromosome 4, ASM1765450v1, whole genome shotgun sequence DNA encodes the following proteins:
- the LOC121314432 gene encoding LOW QUALITY PROTEIN: cadherin-2-like (The sequence of the model RefSeq protein was modified relative to this genomic sequence to represent the inferred CDS: substituted 1 base at 1 genomic stop codon), whose amino-acid sequence MYLRGGAGVLLLSLLAALQIPIEGSGSQLCNTGFSEDVYNAAVSGNVLEGQPLLNVRFVGCGRNGRLRYETSDPSHFRIGDDGVVYAVRNVHISSKQTTFSVKAQDTETQEQWQAAVRLTSRLPHSEKNKKGKKASAPEFRQQIREIVFPQHHLDRSGQLKRMKRDWVIPPINVAENSRGPFPLELVRIRSDRDKNRSLRYSVTGPGADQPPTGIFIINPISGELSVTKPLDREQIPNFHLRAHAVDLNGNQVENPIDIVINVIDMNDNRPEFLHQIWNGTVPEGSKPGTYVMTVTAIDKDDPNSHNGILRYKILSQNPESPSSNMFTINNQTGDIITVAAGLDREKVPQYTLIIQATDMEGNPTYGLSNTGTAVIKVTDVNDNPPEFTAQTFYGEVPENRVNVIVANLTVTDKDQPNTPAWNAVYRITGGDSTGRFAIPTDPNSNEGMVTVVKPIDYETSRMFVLTVVAENQVPLARGINLPPQSTATVSITVIDMNESPYFDPNPKLIKQEEGLPAETLLTSFTAQDPDRYMQQTMRYSKLSDPANWLKIDAVSGRISTIAHKEIATVAILSILYNFILFLNMFXCFPSLGVPPASGTGTLQILLMDVNDNAPHVFPEEAEICKKPEPNAINITAIDGDIDPNAGPFAFELSNKPLDVKKNWTITRLSGDYAQLSLQIGYLESGIYELPIIITDSGNPPMSHTSILRIKVCQCDHNGDCADVERIIAAGLGTGAIIAILLCIITLLILVLLFVVWMKRRDKERQAKQLLIDPEDDVRDNILKYDEEGGGEEDQDYDLSQLQQPDTAEPDAIKHVGIRRLDERPIHAEPQYPVRSAAPHPGDIGDFINEGLKAADNDPTAPPYDSLLVFDYEGSGSTAGSFSSLASSSSGGDQDYDYLNDWGPRFKKLADMYGGSDD is encoded by the exons tgagaTTTGTAGGTTGTGGAAGGAATGGACGACTTCGGTATGAAACCAGTGACCCATCACACTTTAGGATTGGAGATGATGGAGTGGTTTATGCTGTAAGAAATGTCCACATTTCTTCCAAGCAGACTACATTTTCTGTGAAAGCACAGGATACAGAAACCCAGGAGCAATGGCAGGCAGCAGTGAGATTGACATCCAGGCTACCACACAGTGAAAAGAATAAG AAAGGGAAGAAAGCCAGTGCCCCAGAGTTTCGCCAGCAGATCCGGGAAATTGTATTTCCACAACACCACTTGGACCGCAGTGGTCAGTTGAAACGCATGAAGAGAGATTGGGTCATCCCCCCAATCAATGTTGCAGAAAACTCCCGAGGCCCTTTTCCACTAGAGCTTGTCAGG ATCAGGTCAGATCGGGACAAAAACCGTTCCTTGCGCTACAGCGTCACAGGACCTGGAGCAGACCAGCCTCCTACTGGGATCTTCATCATTAATCCAATTTCAGGAGAACTGTCTGTGACTAAGCCTTTGGATCGGGAGCAAATACCTAACTTTCAT TTGCGAGCACATGCAGTGGATCTGAATGGAAACCAGGTGGAAAATCCCATTGACATTGTTATCAATGTGATAGATATGAATGACAACAGGCCTGAATTCCTGCACCAAATCTGGAATGGAACTGTTCCCGAAGGGTCAAAGCCAG GAACTTATGTTATGACTGTCACTGCTATTGACAAGGATGACCCCAATTCTCACAATGGTATTCTGAGATACAAGATCCTGTCCCAGAATCCTGAAAGCCCTTCTTCAAACATGTTTACTATAAACAATCAGACTGGAGATATTATCACTGTAGCAGCAGGACTTGACAGAGAG aAAGTACCACAATACACGTTAATAATTCAGGCGACTGATATGGAGGGAAACCCAACATATGGCCTCTCTAACACGGGAACTGCTGTTATCAAAGTGACAGATGTCAACGACAACCCTCCTGAGTTCACAGCTCAAACT tTCTATGGAGAAGTGCCAGAAAACAGAGTGAATGTTATTGTTGCCAACTTAACTGTTACTGATAAGGACCAGCCCAATACACCTGCTTGGAATGCAGTCTATAGAATAACAGGTGGTGATTCAACAGGGAGATTTGCCATTCCGACTGACCCAAACAGTAATGAAGGCATGGTTACTGTTGTCAAG CCCATTGACTATGAGACCAGTCGGATGTTTGTGCTAACTGTAGTTGCGGAAAATCAAGTGCCTCTGGCCAGGGGCATCAATCTTCCTCCTCAGTCAACTGCGACTGTCTCCATTACAGTTATTGACATGAATGAGAGTCCCTATTTTGATCCGAACCCCAAGCTTATCAAACAGGAAGAAGGCTTGCCAGCTGAAACACTGTTAACAAGCTTCACTGCCCAGGATCCTGATCGTTATATGCAGCAAACAATGAG gTATTCAAAACTGTCGGATCCTGCAAATTGGTTGAAAATTGATGCTGTTAGTGGACGGATATCTACAATAGCACATAAAGAAATCGCGACAGTAGCAATTCTCTCCATAT TAtataatttcattttgtttttaaacatgttttaatgtttccCCTCCTTAGGAGTTCCTCCTGCAAGCGGAACTGGGACACTGCAGATTCTCCTGATGGATGTCAATGACAATGCTCCGCATGTGTTTCCTGAAGAGGCAGAGATTTGTAAAAAGCCTGAGCCCAATGCCATCAACATTACAGCAATTGACGGGGACATTGACCCCAATGCTGGCCCTTTTGCCTTTGAACTTTCTAATAAGCCCTTAGATGTAAAGAAGAACTGGACCATTACCCGTCTGAGTG GCGATTATGCTCAACTAAGTCTCCAGATTGGTTATCTTGAAAGTGGAATCTATGAGCTCCCTATAATAATCACAGACTCTGGCAATCCGCCCATGTCCCACACCTCTATCCTTCGAATAAAGGTGTGCCAGTGTGACCACAATGGAGATTGTGCTGACGTGGAACGGATCATTGCTGCTGGTCTCGGGACGGGAGCTATCATTGCCATTCTGCTCTGCATCATTACCTTGCTCA tTCTTGTCCTTCTGTTTGTGGTTTGGATGAAGCGACGTGACAAAGAACGCCAAGCCAAGCAGCTGCTGATCGATCCTGAGGATGATGTTCGTGACAACATCCTGAAGTACGATGAGGAGGGTGGTGGAGAAGAGGACCAG GATTACGACCTGAGCCAGCTTCAACAGCCTGATACAGCAGAGCCGGATGCCATCAAGCATGTTGGAATTAGACGTCTTGATGAGAGACCAATCCATGCCGAGCCACAATATCCAGTAAGATCAGCTGCTCCTCACCCTGGGGACATTGGCGACTTCATTAAtgag ggACTCAAAGCAGCAGACAATGACCCAACAGCTCCACCCTATGACTCTCTGCTGGTGTTTGACTATGAAGGCAGTGGATCTACTGCAGGCTCTTTTAGTTCCCTGGCCTCTTCCAGTAGTGGAGGCGACCAGGACTATGATTACCTGAATGACTGGGGACCTCGTTTTAAGAAACTTGCAGACATGTATGGTGGAAGTGATGACTAA